Proteins from a genomic interval of Zingiber officinale cultivar Zhangliang chromosome 1B, Zo_v1.1, whole genome shotgun sequence:
- the LOC121988709 gene encoding uncharacterized protein LOC121988709 translates to MHPDYHHTIVPSCNEAINMFMNCEPKSKEKNSKDDSSHYIYQAMHSKAEDSRGSGEDAASDAGLRQGPCSLGESEGGCGRHPSQDESDGERLPQWDAAAHLHLLFAGR, encoded by the exons ATGCATCCTGATTATCACCATACCATTGTGCCCAGTTGTAATGAAGCCATCAACATGTTCATGAACTGTGAGCCAAAGAGCAAGGAGAAGAACTCCAAAGATGATTCCAGCCACTACATCTATCAAGCTATGCATTCCAAG GCAGAGGATAGTCGGGGTTCCGGCGAGGACGCGGCGAGTGATGCAGGGCTGCGTCAAGGCCCGTGCTCTCTTGGAGAGTCTGAAGGAGGATGCGGCCGCCACCCATCCCAGGACGAAAGCGATGGTGAGCGGTTGCCACAATGGGATGCTGCTGCCCATCTCCATCTTCTCTTCGCCGGCCGGTAA